Proteins encoded together in one Planctomyces sp. SH-PL14 window:
- the dnaA gene encoding chromosomal replication initiator protein DnaA, translated as MQPELNGSLHAPIPLFEKRLQETVGDRRYQHWFRGKTRLTLVGDDLTIYAASPYLATWLQTHFRSAVRSAAEQAIGTGVRVEWAVDASLATRAVVTGKTAAPETVAMSPAPPTASAPAAPADVRPAAAGPTRRVYDLETFVVGAGNAMAVTAARQVIESAGPRNQSLYLYGNVGTGKTHLLEAIGHALRQQAPHLRIVSLTAEAFVNHYTQAIETRSLPSFRSKFRSVDVLLIDDVDFLDGRSGLQEEFLHTVKKLEEQGKLLILTGDRHPRLLTKTSDELVTRFQAGNVARLEAPDLETRRLIARRHAATMGYPVADEAIEYVAARFLRNIREVEGAMNCLQTWHRMTQRRVTQTAAREVLARLERDCLRVVRLADVEQAVCELFRIAADDLRSDNKARSLVQPRMLAMYLGRQLTRSAYSEIGSYFGGRRHTTAIAAEKKVGTQIAGSESIRIGHEMWSMQDLVENLTRRIQAG; from the coding sequence ATGCAGCCCGAGCTGAATGGAAGTCTTCATGCGCCGATCCCGCTCTTCGAAAAACGCCTGCAGGAGACCGTTGGAGACCGCCGCTACCAGCACTGGTTCCGTGGTAAGACTCGCCTGACCCTCGTCGGCGACGACCTCACGATCTACGCCGCCAGCCCCTATCTCGCGACCTGGCTCCAGACACACTTCCGGAGCGCAGTCCGCAGCGCCGCAGAGCAGGCGATCGGCACCGGCGTCCGCGTCGAGTGGGCGGTCGATGCCTCGCTGGCGACGCGTGCTGTCGTGACGGGAAAGACGGCGGCGCCCGAGACCGTTGCGATGTCCCCCGCTCCCCCGACCGCCTCCGCGCCGGCTGCACCGGCCGACGTGCGTCCGGCGGCCGCGGGACCGACGCGCCGCGTCTACGATCTGGAGACGTTTGTCGTCGGCGCCGGGAACGCGATGGCCGTGACCGCTGCGCGGCAGGTGATCGAATCGGCCGGACCGCGGAACCAGTCGCTCTACCTGTACGGCAACGTCGGCACCGGCAAGACGCATCTGCTGGAAGCGATCGGCCACGCGCTGCGGCAGCAGGCTCCGCACCTGCGGATCGTCTCGCTGACCGCGGAAGCGTTCGTCAATCACTACACTCAGGCGATCGAGACCCGCAGCCTTCCGAGCTTCCGCTCGAAGTTCCGCAGCGTCGACGTCCTCCTGATCGACGATGTCGATTTCCTGGATGGCCGCTCCGGCCTTCAGGAGGAGTTTCTGCACACCGTCAAGAAGCTCGAGGAGCAGGGAAAGCTCCTGATCCTGACCGGCGACCGGCATCCCCGGCTGCTGACGAAGACCTCGGACGAACTTGTCACGCGGTTCCAGGCGGGGAACGTGGCGCGGCTCGAAGCGCCGGACCTCGAGACCCGGCGGCTCATCGCCCGGCGGCATGCCGCGACGATGGGATACCCCGTGGCGGACGAGGCGATCGAGTATGTCGCGGCCCGGTTCCTGCGGAACATCCGCGAGGTCGAAGGGGCGATGAACTGCCTCCAGACGTGGCACCGGATGACGCAGCGGCGGGTGACGCAGACGGCGGCGCGGGAAGTCCTGGCGCGGCTGGAGCGGGACTGCCTGCGGGTGGTGCGGCTGGCGGATGTCGAGCAGGCGGTGTGCGAGCTGTTTCGGATTGCCGCGGACGACCTGCGGTCGGACAACAAGGCGCGGTCGCTCGTGCAGCCGCGGATGCTGGCGATGTACCTCGGCCGGCAGCTGACCCGCTCCGCGTACAGCGAGATCGGCTCCTACTTCGGCGGCCGCCGGCATACAACGGCGATCGCTGCGGAGAAGAAGGTCGGTACCCAGATCGCCGGGAGCGAGTCGATCCGGATCGGACACGAAATGTGGTCGATGCAGGATCTCGTCGAGAATCTCACGCGGCGGATCCAGGCAGGCTGA
- a CDS encoding Gfo/Idh/MocA family protein — protein sequence MSHRVARRQFLKTSLAAGVAGLPLFRGSRVLGANERLSVAVIGVGGRGAANVAAVAGENIVALCDVDATRLDKAASQHSGAKKYFDYRELLEQQKGLDAVVIATPDHHHAPATVRALRQGLHVYCEKPLTHTIEEARLITKLAAEKKLATQMGTQNHEHPGYLRTIEWIRAGLIGDVTEVHVITDRPGKFWQQGMEKPTGSEMIPADLKWNLWLGPAAERDYHAAYVPFKWRGWWDFGCGAVGDMAIHLMDVSFWGLELNNRGPVKVASEGPAPNPDSAPKWMHTTFEFGRRDQLPPVTVHWYEGETKPKAEIAAELPMNGSLFIGSKGRIAVEHGQMPKLLPTDKFADAKLPEPSLPASPGHHAQWIEACKTGSRTGSSFAYAGPFTEIVLLGNVAYRAGVPIEFDPAQGKVTNHPAANALLSKSYRKGWEL from the coding sequence ATGAGTCATCGTGTTGCTCGTCGCCAGTTCCTCAAAACGTCCCTCGCGGCTGGTGTCGCCGGCCTGCCGCTCTTCCGCGGCTCGCGCGTTCTCGGTGCGAACGAGCGGCTGAGCGTCGCGGTGATCGGAGTCGGCGGACGGGGGGCGGCGAACGTCGCCGCCGTGGCGGGGGAGAACATCGTCGCCCTCTGCGATGTCGACGCGACCCGCCTCGACAAGGCCGCCTCGCAGCACAGCGGCGCCAAGAAATACTTTGACTACCGCGAACTGCTCGAACAGCAGAAGGGCCTCGACGCGGTCGTTATCGCCACTCCCGACCACCACCACGCCCCCGCCACCGTCCGGGCTCTCCGCCAGGGGCTCCACGTCTACTGCGAAAAGCCGCTGACCCACACGATCGAGGAAGCCCGCCTCATCACGAAGCTGGCGGCCGAGAAGAAGCTCGCGACCCAGATGGGAACGCAGAACCACGAGCATCCCGGCTACCTGCGGACCATCGAGTGGATCCGCGCCGGCCTGATCGGCGACGTCACGGAAGTCCATGTCATCACGGACCGCCCCGGCAAGTTCTGGCAGCAGGGGATGGAGAAGCCGACCGGTTCGGAGATGATCCCGGCGGACCTCAAGTGGAACCTGTGGCTTGGCCCGGCGGCGGAGCGGGACTATCACGCCGCCTATGTCCCGTTCAAATGGCGGGGCTGGTGGGACTTCGGCTGCGGCGCGGTGGGCGACATGGCGATCCACCTCATGGACGTCTCGTTCTGGGGCCTGGAGCTCAACAACCGCGGCCCGGTCAAGGTGGCGTCCGAAGGCCCCGCGCCGAATCCCGACAGCGCTCCGAAGTGGATGCACACCACATTCGAGTTCGGCCGCCGCGACCAGCTCCCGCCGGTGACGGTCCACTGGTACGAAGGAGAGACAAAGCCCAAGGCCGAGATCGCCGCCGAACTCCCGATGAACGGGTCGCTGTTCATCGGCAGCAAGGGCCGCATCGCCGTCGAGCACGGCCAGATGCCCAAGCTCCTGCCGACGGACAAGTTCGCCGACGCGAAACTTCCCGAGCCGAGCCTCCCCGCTTCGCCCGGCCACCACGCCCAGTGGATCGAAGCCTGCAAGACCGGCAGCCGGACGGGAAGCTCGTTCGCCTACGCCGGGCCGTTCACTGAGATCGTTCTTCTCGGCAACGTCGCCTACCGCGCCGGCGTCCCGATCGAGTTCGATCCGGCCCAGGGGAAGGTCACGAACCATCCGGCCGCGAACGCCTTGCTGAGCAAGAGCTATCGCAAAGGGTGGGAGCTGTGA
- a CDS encoding DUF6985 domain-containing protein encodes MKLKAQTHPVIGDLAPDQWGDSLMCFREIPGLAAFIPEEAKETLKGLDPPDRKLVESWPKPGKELIERCRDFDIFDALRARGVFEVQFSGTPTGSPSSEQVAAFEFFRANEAAISRNIGDALLRYYRAARAEDEDWFDESDCPAVKSVAELAKLATVDGVTFMKHACEGTSLVSITWQVAWDEEHGLSMTLLKDQVVGLGTDGEDMDFEDNGGVWNRKLMTEPERQARGKVAACASAFEDDDDEDEDFDDDDFEDEEDDEDE; translated from the coding sequence ATGAAGCTCAAGGCACAGACACATCCCGTCATCGGAGACCTCGCACCCGATCAGTGGGGGGACTCGCTCATGTGCTTCCGGGAGATCCCCGGACTGGCCGCCTTCATTCCCGAGGAGGCCAAGGAGACCCTGAAAGGTCTCGACCCGCCGGACCGCAAGCTCGTCGAGAGCTGGCCCAAGCCCGGCAAGGAACTGATCGAACGCTGCCGCGACTTCGACATCTTCGACGCTCTCCGCGCCCGCGGCGTCTTCGAAGTTCAGTTCAGCGGAACCCCCACGGGCAGCCCGTCCTCCGAGCAGGTCGCCGCATTCGAGTTCTTCCGGGCGAACGAGGCCGCCATCAGCCGGAACATCGGCGACGCCCTCCTCCGGTACTACCGCGCAGCGCGGGCCGAGGACGAGGACTGGTTCGACGAGAGCGACTGCCCCGCGGTGAAGTCCGTCGCCGAACTGGCGAAGCTGGCCACCGTCGACGGCGTTACCTTCATGAAGCACGCCTGCGAGGGAACGTCGCTCGTCTCGATCACCTGGCAGGTCGCCTGGGATGAGGAGCACGGTCTGTCGATGACTCTCCTGAAGGATCAGGTCGTCGGTCTCGGGACCGACGGGGAGGACATGGACTTCGAGGACAACGGCGGCGTCTGGAACCGCAAGCTCATGACGGAGCCGGAGCGGCAGGCCCGCGGAAAAGTGGCCGCCTGCGCCAGCGCCTTCGAAGACGATGACGACGAGGACGAAGACTTCGACGACGACGACTTCGAAGATGAAGAGGACGACGAAGACGAATAG
- a CDS encoding c-type cytochrome translates to MSLRCLVGLLLVSLGSSTPLLADCGPVPQWIWSSELPLAGEQVELHRTFAVRRGLARAELSGLADDQLVVLIDDRSVLTATQWSRWTTVDVEGLTEGEHRMVCRASNLNGYAGCAVRLRLKYEDGSVEVVTTDPTWNAATGPAVSHGLVGSSPWGDPVGEAGDYYQWKDALESKPAEPAASIRVLPGFEVELVRSAQPGESSWISLTFDPQGRILLGCEGRDKRHGLLRLTLPKSPQEAVRVEPVEETLREPRGLAFGPDGSLYVNANNAHTLVRAEDAASQGRFDRVTPLRKSPGGVGHGRNNLTFGPDGALYSIHGNDVRLPEDFRAAESRVIHQENDRLLACRWDRFLFDYAAKLPAGHLIRTTDPATSWELMAGGFRNPYGIDFNPDGELFTFDADNEGDLGTPWYRPTRVNHVVSGGDYGWRQGTAMRPTWYPDVLPATLEIGKTSPTDIKFGTRSGFPQRLKESLFILDWSYGKIHAIRFEPRGASYVATAETFLEGRPLNVTDLEFGPDGALYFTTGGRATQSGLYRVRYTGSLTVDKTDRVSADPTATEARRVRRQLEAFHARVDAGAIPAAWPHLASRDRWLRHAARIAIEFQPVETWRERALAETDPMGSATALLALSRSEAPEGLPRVLERWTELPLVTWPIEEQVIALRAAQVALHRTGKPGDELRRTLTRVVEDLFPSRNWSVNQLAAELLVALESPRLVPKAVTLLKESRLQEETMLWFFLLRNVRVGWTLDDRRTYLAALQSSDAFQGGRELPVGLFGITGEFRESLTAEERTALASELAATSVETSPAALQSTRPFVREWKLAELVDQVAPRAEQADIERGHTLYREALCVRCHRYGGEGKPIGPDLHAVSRRMSRRDLLETILVPSKVVDEKYRDTTFVLTTGKVVAGRIVGGDDRSLLVAPNATSPFDTVTIALDEIESRQPSPVSPMPVGLLNTLTEEEIRCLLAYLESDQAEFRR, encoded by the coding sequence ATGAGCCTGCGCTGCCTGGTCGGTCTCCTGCTCGTGAGTCTGGGGAGTTCAACGCCGCTCCTGGCCGATTGCGGGCCGGTGCCGCAATGGATCTGGTCGAGCGAGCTGCCGCTGGCGGGCGAGCAGGTGGAACTGCATCGGACGTTCGCCGTGCGGCGGGGGCTGGCCCGGGCGGAGCTGAGCGGGCTGGCGGATGACCAGCTTGTCGTTCTGATCGATGACAGGTCCGTGCTGACGGCGACGCAGTGGAGCCGCTGGACGACGGTCGATGTCGAGGGACTGACCGAGGGGGAGCATCGGATGGTCTGCCGGGCGAGCAACCTCAACGGGTACGCCGGCTGCGCGGTCCGTCTGCGGCTGAAGTATGAGGACGGCTCCGTCGAGGTGGTGACGACCGACCCGACGTGGAACGCCGCGACGGGGCCGGCGGTCTCGCATGGTCTGGTGGGGTCGTCCCCGTGGGGCGATCCGGTCGGCGAGGCGGGGGATTACTACCAGTGGAAGGATGCCCTGGAGAGCAAGCCGGCCGAGCCGGCCGCTTCGATCCGCGTGTTGCCCGGCTTCGAGGTGGAACTGGTCCGCTCGGCCCAGCCGGGCGAGAGTTCGTGGATCAGCCTGACGTTCGATCCGCAGGGGCGGATCCTGCTTGGCTGCGAAGGGCGGGACAAACGCCATGGGCTGCTGCGGCTGACGTTGCCCAAGTCGCCCCAGGAGGCGGTCCGCGTCGAGCCTGTCGAGGAGACGCTGCGGGAGCCTCGGGGGCTGGCGTTCGGTCCGGACGGCTCGCTCTATGTCAACGCGAACAACGCCCACACGCTGGTAAGGGCGGAGGATGCGGCCAGCCAGGGGCGGTTTGACCGGGTCACGCCGCTCCGCAAGAGTCCCGGCGGTGTGGGGCATGGCCGGAACAATCTCACGTTCGGTCCGGACGGGGCGCTCTACTCGATCCACGGAAACGACGTTCGCCTGCCGGAGGATTTTCGTGCCGCCGAGAGCCGGGTGATCCATCAGGAGAACGATCGTCTGCTCGCCTGCCGGTGGGACCGGTTCCTGTTCGACTACGCGGCGAAGCTTCCCGCCGGGCACCTCATCCGGACGACCGATCCGGCGACATCGTGGGAGCTGATGGCGGGCGGGTTCCGCAATCCGTACGGCATCGACTTCAACCCCGACGGCGAGCTGTTCACGTTCGACGCCGACAACGAGGGAGATCTGGGGACGCCGTGGTATCGGCCGACGCGGGTCAACCACGTCGTTTCGGGGGGCGACTACGGCTGGCGGCAGGGGACCGCGATGCGGCCGACGTGGTATCCGGACGTCCTTCCGGCGACGCTCGAGATCGGCAAGACGTCCCCCACGGACATCAAGTTCGGCACGCGGAGCGGCTTTCCACAGCGGCTGAAGGAGTCGCTGTTCATCCTCGACTGGTCCTACGGGAAGATCCATGCGATCCGGTTCGAGCCGCGCGGGGCGAGCTACGTTGCGACCGCCGAGACGTTCCTGGAGGGGCGTCCGCTCAACGTGACCGACCTGGAGTTCGGGCCCGACGGCGCCCTTTACTTCACGACCGGCGGACGGGCGACGCAGTCCGGGCTGTACCGGGTCCGGTACACCGGTTCGCTGACTGTCGACAAGACGGACCGTGTTTCGGCGGACCCGACGGCCACGGAGGCTCGTCGTGTTCGCCGGCAGCTGGAGGCGTTTCATGCCCGCGTCGATGCGGGTGCGATTCCGGCTGCATGGCCGCATCTGGCGTCGCGCGACCGGTGGCTGCGGCACGCCGCGCGGATCGCCATTGAGTTCCAGCCGGTCGAGACGTGGCGCGAGAGGGCGCTCGCCGAGACCGATCCGATGGGCTCGGCCACGGCACTGCTGGCCCTCAGTCGGTCCGAGGCTCCCGAGGGGCTTCCGCGAGTCCTGGAGCGGTGGACCGAGCTTCCCCTGGTGACTTGGCCGATCGAGGAGCAGGTCATCGCGCTTCGCGCGGCGCAGGTGGCCCTGCACCGGACCGGCAAGCCGGGGGACGAGCTGCGGCGAACGCTGACTCGCGTCGTAGAGGATCTGTTCCCGTCCCGGAACTGGTCTGTGAATCAGCTCGCTGCGGAACTTTTGGTCGCGCTCGAGTCGCCGCGTCTCGTGCCGAAGGCGGTCACGCTCCTGAAAGAGTCGCGGCTTCAGGAGGAGACGATGCTGTGGTTCTTCCTGCTGCGGAACGTGCGGGTCGGATGGACGCTCGACGATCGGCGGACCTATCTGGCCGCGCTCCAGAGCTCGGACGCCTTTCAAGGCGGGCGGGAGTTGCCGGTCGGACTGTTCGGGATAACCGGGGAGTTCCGCGAATCGCTCACGGCCGAGGAGCGGACGGCGCTCGCCTCCGAGCTGGCGGCCACTTCCGTCGAGACCTCCCCCGCGGCGCTCCAGTCGACGCGGCCGTTTGTTCGGGAGTGGAAGCTGGCGGAGCTTGTCGATCAGGTCGCTCCGAGAGCGGAACAAGCCGACATCGAGCGGGGCCATACGCTCTACCGTGAGGCGCTCTGCGTTCGATGCCATCGCTACGGTGGCGAGGGGAAGCCGATCGGGCCGGACCTTCACGCCGTCAGCCGCCGGATGAGCCGTCGCGATCTTCTGGAGACGATCCTGGTCCCCTCCAAGGTGGTTGACGAGAAGTACCGTGACACGACCTTCGTTCTGACCACCGGCAAGGTCGTGGCGGGACGGATCGTGGGCGGGGATGACCGGTCGCTGCTGGTCGCTCCGAATGCGACTTCTCCCTTCGACACCGTGACCATCGCGCTCGACGAGATCGAGTCCCGTCAGCCTTCGCCGGTGTCGCCGATGCCGGTTGGGTTGCTCAACACGCTGACTGAAGAGGAGATCCGCTGTCTGCTCGCCTATCTGGAGTCTGATCAGGCGGAGTTCCGGCGGTGA
- a CDS encoding MBL fold metallo-hydrolase, giving the protein MLGSGGFHPTETRHTAGVIVPECGVLFDAGTSMFRLAGQITRPELQIFLSHAHWDHIIGLTFLLVPMLDRRLTRVRLYAGDDVLHAVRHNLFDPQTFPLMPAFEFCPLQEGAEVKVEGGVVRHQKLPSHPRGSRAFRLEAGGSSLAYVTDTATDGTYTGFLKGTDCLIHESNFADGNEALAKQTGHSCLTPVARIAKEAKVGRLLINHMDPSYTDPVPFDLSPATKIFPKSEFAYDMMSFDV; this is encoded by the coding sequence ATGCTGGGATCAGGCGGGTTTCACCCCACGGAAACGCGGCATACCGCCGGCGTCATCGTGCCAGAGTGCGGCGTCCTCTTTGACGCGGGCACCAGCATGTTCCGCCTTGCGGGCCAGATCACCCGTCCCGAGCTGCAGATCTTCCTCTCGCACGCCCACTGGGACCACATCATCGGCCTGACGTTCCTGCTCGTCCCGATGCTCGACCGCCGCCTGACGCGGGTCCGGCTCTATGCGGGGGACGACGTCCTGCACGCCGTCCGGCACAACCTGTTCGATCCTCAGACGTTCCCGCTGATGCCCGCCTTCGAGTTCTGCCCCCTCCAGGAAGGGGCCGAGGTCAAGGTCGAAGGGGGCGTGGTCCGGCACCAGAAGCTCCCGAGCCATCCCCGCGGTTCGCGGGCCTTCCGCCTGGAGGCGGGGGGCTCCTCGCTGGCTTATGTGACCGACACCGCGACGGACGGCACCTATACCGGGTTCCTGAAGGGGACCGACTGCCTGATCCACGAGAGCAACTTTGCGGACGGGAATGAGGCCCTGGCGAAGCAGACGGGCCACAGCTGCCTGACGCCGGTGGCCCGCATCGCCAAGGAAGCGAAGGTCGGCCGTCTGCTCATCAATCACATGGACCCGTCGTACACGGATCCTGTTCCGTTTGACCTGTCTCCGGCGACGAAAATCTTTCCGAAGTCGGAGTTCGCGTACGACATGATGTCGTTCGACGTGTGA
- a CDS encoding VOC family protein — translation MTVTRILETALYVDDLPRSVRFYRDLFGFPVLFEDGKLTALDVGGQSVLLLFLRGGSLQPSDVPGGRIPAHNGEGPLHMAFAIAAADLPEWEAKLAARGLLVESTVDWPRGGRSLYFRDPDNNAIELATPGIWATY, via the coding sequence ATGACCGTCACCCGCATCCTCGAGACCGCCCTCTACGTCGACGACCTCCCCCGGTCCGTCCGCTTCTACCGCGACCTGTTCGGCTTCCCCGTTCTATTCGAGGACGGAAAGCTCACCGCCCTCGACGTCGGCGGACAAAGCGTCCTGCTCCTGTTTCTCCGCGGCGGAAGCCTTCAACCGAGCGACGTCCCCGGCGGACGGATCCCCGCCCACAATGGCGAAGGTCCGCTCCACATGGCGTTCGCGATCGCCGCCGCGGACCTGCCGGAATGGGAAGCCAAACTCGCCGCCCGAGGCCTCCTGGTCGAATCGACCGTCGACTGGCCCCGAGGCGGACGAAGCCTCTACTTCCGCGACCCGGACAACAACGCCATCGAGCTCGCCACGCCGGGAATCTGGGCCACCTATTGA
- a CDS encoding aminopeptidase, whose protein sequence is MQDPRIDKLARLLIDHSTQLKAGETVLIEAFDLPEPNLVCRLVELAAERGAHPLVSLKNNTVLRSIYRSGTEAGIKLIGELERERMTKCQAYIGIRGSANTNELSDVSGEQLDLSQRLWWQPVHIQVRVPTTKWVVLRYPTPSMAQLAKMSTAAFEQFYFDVCTADYAEMARRQEPLKELMLATDQVRIVGPGTDLSFSIKDIPVIPCNGRRNIPDGEVFTAPVRTSVNGTIAYNTGSQYQGTVFEGITFEFKDGKIVRAECRNDTPRLNQILDSDDGARYIGEWSLGCNNYVRKPMLDTLFDEKIGGSMHLTPGNAYETADNGNRSRVHWDLVLIQTPEYGGGEVWFDGKLIRKDGKFLPEKLLPLNEGL, encoded by the coding sequence ATGCAAGACCCGCGGATCGACAAACTCGCCCGTCTCCTCATCGATCACAGCACCCAGCTCAAAGCGGGCGAGACCGTCCTGATCGAAGCCTTCGACCTGCCGGAACCGAACCTCGTCTGCCGCCTCGTCGAGCTGGCGGCCGAACGCGGAGCACATCCGCTGGTGAGCCTCAAGAACAACACCGTCCTGCGGTCGATCTATCGCAGCGGGACCGAGGCGGGGATCAAGCTCATCGGCGAACTCGAACGGGAACGGATGACGAAGTGCCAGGCCTACATCGGCATCCGCGGCTCGGCGAACACGAACGAGCTGTCCGATGTTTCTGGCGAGCAACTCGATCTCTCCCAGCGGCTGTGGTGGCAGCCGGTCCACATCCAGGTGCGGGTCCCGACGACGAAGTGGGTCGTCCTGCGGTACCCGACCCCCTCGATGGCCCAGCTCGCCAAGATGAGCACGGCCGCCTTCGAGCAGTTCTACTTTGACGTCTGCACGGCGGATTACGCCGAGATGGCCCGCCGGCAGGAGCCGCTGAAGGAGCTGATGCTCGCCACCGATCAGGTCCGGATCGTGGGACCGGGGACGGACCTTTCGTTCTCGATCAAGGACATTCCCGTCATCCCCTGCAACGGCCGCCGCAACATTCCCGACGGCGAAGTCTTCACGGCGCCGGTCCGGACGAGCGTCAACGGGACGATCGCGTACAACACCGGCTCGCAGTACCAGGGAACGGTCTTCGAGGGGATCACGTTTGAGTTCAAGGACGGGAAGATCGTTCGGGCCGAGTGCCGCAACGACACGCCGCGGCTGAACCAGATTCTCGATTCCGACGACGGGGCCCGGTACATCGGCGAGTGGTCGCTGGGGTGCAACAACTATGTCCGCAAACCGATGCTCGACACGCTCTTCGACGAAAAGATCGGCGGTTCGATGCACCTGACGCCGGGGAACGCCTACGAGACGGCGGACAACGGCAATCGCAGCCGGGTCCACTGGGACCTGGTGCTGATTCAGACGCCCGAGTACGGAGGCGGCGAGGTCTGGTTCGACGGGAAGCTCATCCGCAAGGACGGCAAGTTCCTTCCGGAGAAGCTCCTGCCGCTGAACGAAGGGCTGTAG
- a CDS encoding serine/threonine protein kinase, with protein MARSPENSEQPPPPSPPQQPLDKTSHDRPHFDSVHWSTEEIAALRHEVMQEGTIEQSLLPGDDAPLSPYQVERLCAGEGTGLVLGNYVIVSKLGQGGMGVVFKARHQRMDRLVAIKILSPQLVRSPEQLARFHREVQAAARLEHPHIVTAHDADEARGMHFLVMQLVDGADLSSIVETNGPLTVDQAIDCLIQAAQGLEYAHRQKVIHRDIKPANLLLDKEGTVKILDMGLARIGGSSGPGGAVASLTDVGAVMGTVDYMSPEQAADMRTADARSDIYSLGATLWYLLVGRPIYSGTSVMARLVAHRQSPIPSLKGTRGDVPTAVDALFQKMVAKKADDRYQSMGDVLRALKDTAATREQGSQHPLIELTRSMDTVRLANLNRPDTRIEGDSGRRTPLQLTSAARAARIQARRSTARRRSLVQVLLILVACVAAAIKIWGLPAALRPGGANPGGTSPASAPAAASPKGGSRAEK; from the coding sequence ATGGCTCGCTCACCCGAGAACTCCGAACAGCCGCCCCCGCCATCGCCGCCCCAGCAGCCGTTGGATAAGACGTCGCACGATCGGCCGCACTTCGACAGCGTGCACTGGTCGACGGAAGAGATCGCGGCCCTCCGTCACGAGGTCATGCAGGAGGGGACGATCGAGCAGTCGCTCCTCCCCGGAGACGATGCTCCTCTCTCACCGTATCAGGTCGAGAGACTCTGCGCTGGCGAGGGAACCGGGCTGGTTCTGGGTAACTATGTCATTGTGAGCAAGCTGGGTCAGGGGGGCATGGGGGTCGTCTTCAAGGCCCGCCATCAGCGAATGGACCGGCTGGTCGCCATCAAGATCCTCTCTCCGCAGCTCGTCCGCTCGCCCGAGCAGCTCGCCCGCTTTCATCGCGAGGTCCAGGCAGCGGCCCGCCTTGAGCATCCCCACATCGTCACGGCCCACGACGCCGACGAAGCCCGCGGGATGCACTTCCTGGTCATGCAGCTCGTCGACGGCGCGGACCTCTCGTCGATCGTCGAGACGAATGGCCCGCTCACGGTCGACCAGGCGATCGACTGTCTGATCCAGGCCGCGCAGGGGCTGGAGTATGCCCACCGGCAGAAAGTCATCCACCGCGACATCAAGCCGGCGAATCTCCTCCTCGACAAGGAAGGGACGGTCAAGATCCTCGACATGGGGCTCGCTCGGATCGGCGGGAGCTCGGGGCCGGGGGGCGCGGTTGCGTCGCTGACCGATGTCGGCGCCGTCATGGGAACGGTCGACTACATGTCCCCCGAGCAGGCGGCGGACATGCGGACCGCCGACGCGCGGAGCGACATCTACTCCCTCGGCGCGACGCTGTGGTATCTCCTGGTGGGGCGTCCGATCTATAGCGGAACCTCCGTGATGGCCCGGCTGGTGGCTCACCGGCAGAGTCCGATCCCTTCGCTCAAGGGGACGCGGGGCGATGTCCCAACGGCGGTCGACGCGCTGTTTCAAAAGATGGTCGCCAAGAAGGCGGATGACCGTTATCAGTCGATGGGGGACGTTCTGCGGGCCCTCAAGGATACGGCGGCGACGCGGGAGCAGGGTTCCCAGCACCCTCTGATCGAGCTGACCCGCTCGATGGACACGGTCCGCCTCGCCAATCTTAACAGGCCGGACACGCGCATCGAGGGGGATTCGGGGCGGCGGACGCCGCTCCAGTTGACCTCGGCGGCCCGCGCGGCGCGGATCCAGGCCCGCCGTTCGACGGCGCGGAGACGCTCGCTGGTTCAGGTGCTGCTGATTCTCGTGGCGTGCGTCGCAGCCGCCATCAAGATCTGGGGGCTCCCTGCGGCCCTGCGGCCGGGCGGTGCCAATCCAGGCGGGACGAGTCCGGCCAGCGCTCCCGCCGCCGCGAGTCCGAAGGGCGGTTCGCGGGCTGAGAAATAG